The proteins below come from a single Malus domestica chromosome 03, GDT2T_hap1 genomic window:
- the LOC103418888 gene encoding splicing factor U2af small subunit B-like → MAEHLASIFGTEKDRVNCPFYFKIGACRHGDRCSRLHTKPSVSPTILLSNMYQRPDMITPGVDAEGQPIDPRQMQRHFEEFYEDLFLELSKYGDIESLNVCDNLADHMVGNVCVQFREEEHAANALRNLSGRFYAGRPIIVDYSPVTDFREATCRQYEENTCNRGGYCNFMHLKRIGRELRRELFGSYKRRHSRSRSRSRSPYRHRSYEERSHRSRGHIRRYDDEDRYPESWSRRNKTVSPGRRKGRSRSRSPGRRRRNQSPVREGSEERRAKIEQWNREREQDENASKVNIDRSNINGHAQMEQQNNGREEQQQ, encoded by the exons ATGGCGGAGCATTTGGCTTCGATATTCGGGACGGAGAAGGACCGAGTGAACTGCCCTTTCTACTTCAAAATTGGGGCGTGTAGGCACGGCGACCGCTGCTCCAGACTCCACACCAAGCCCAGCGTCAGCCCCACGATCTTGCTCTCCAACATGTACCAGCGACCCGATATGATCACCCCGGGCGTCGACGCCGAGGGCCAGCCCATCGACCCCCGCCAGATGCAGAGGCACTTTGAG GAGTTTTATGAGGATTTATTTCTCGAGTTGAGCAAGTATGGCGACATTGAAAGTCTGAATGTCTGCGACAACCTAGCCGACCACATG GTGGGCAATGTGTGTGTTCAGTTTAGGGAGGAAGAACATGCTGCAAATGCGCTTCGGAACCTGAGTGGAAGATTTTATGCTG GTCGTCCTATCATCGTTGACTATTCACCGGTGACAGACTTCCGTGAAGCCACCTGCAGGCAATATGAGGAGAACACATGCAACCGTGGTGGATACTGCAATTTTATGCACCTGAAAAGGATTGGCAG GGAATTGAGGCGTGAATTATTTGGGAGCTATAAGAGAAGGCATAGCCGCAGTCGAAGCAGGAGTCGCAGCCCTTACAGGCATCGTAGCTATGAAGAGCGCTCTCACCGTAGCCGGGGTCATATCAGAAGGTATGATGATGAGGATCGCTATCCTGAAAGCTGGAGCCGGAGGAACAAGACTGTAAGCCCTGGTCGAAGGAAAGGACGCAGTAGAAGTAGAAGccctggaagaagaagaagaaaccagAGTCCTGTTAGAGAAGGAAGTGAGGAGAGACGGGCAAAAATTGAGCAGTGGAACAGGGAAAGAGAACAGGATGAAAATGCTAGTAAGGTCAATATTGACCGAAGCAACATTAATGGGCATGCACAAATGGAACAACAGAACAATGGCCGTGAGGAACAGCAACAATAG